DNA from Macadamia integrifolia cultivar HAES 741 chromosome 12, SCU_Mint_v3, whole genome shotgun sequence:
ccccccccccgtcagaatatatatatatatatctatatatatatagcatttgcTACACATAATCTTGCCCAAATGCACCAAATCTTTGTTGTAGATGTGTTGTAGAAGCCTCCGACACGTTCCACCAAGATTTGCAAGTTAAATGGCCAAAAAACTCCAAAGGTTTGGTGTCAAAATAGCAGGTTTCAGTTGAATTCTGTCGAAATTGGTCGAAATAGAGACCCATTTCAATCAAGATTTGGTTTTTAAATAGAAGGGATGTACCATCGGTGGTACGGAGCTGAAACGGTACGCAATTTCGACCGGAACTTGAATATTTCGGTCGGATCATTGCATGCCTATAGAGTTGCATGCAATTTCATTTCGACCAAGGTTGGAACCAAAATATTTCGTGAGTCCTGTCATTTTGACCGAAATCTGAACCTTGGTTTTCTGATTTAACCCTTTTTTTGTATCCTCTGCGTTTTTgtcattttctcttgtttctggtgaagcaattttttttctggtacACTTGAATTTCGTTTAGTCAtttgggggggaaaaaaaaatgcagaaatgCCATCAATTTGACCAAATTTCTGAAGTTTGTGACTTGGTGATTTTGACTGAATTAATATTGGGCAGTCGATTTGACTTTTGAAGATTATGTTCTGCTTATTCCCAATTCATTTtctcaagagctttagtttacCTGTTAAGTTTCTTTCCTGTGTTGGCTATGCCATGGAACACTACATATCGTGTCAAATAAGAGCTTTTGCCGGTCGTCGGACCTAATATGGCCACTTTATTCTGGTATACGAGCCAATATGTTGACATTTGCTGTCAATGTTCATTTCAAATGTAAAGTCTTTATGctctgctctttttttttttgtgacaaCTATTCttcataatattttcttttgaccTCTGGGGGGTGTTCCACATGTTATAATTAGGTAAAAATATGTTTGTGCTATCATAGTTTTCTCATGCTCTCAATAAAGCAAATCCCATGAAATATATAattccttatattttttattgcaaTGTAGGAGATATTGAAATGGCATTAGTGTGGAAGTCAACCCTTCCCCTCTGGTTTCTCTGTTCGTGATTGTGTGTATGTTTCACAAACTAGGCAGAACCACTTGGTGCTATGTATTTCTCATGTGACGGTCTCTCCGGCAACAATTAGGCACAATAGTGGTGGTGCACAGTATTAGTTTTTTGTGTACCAACTGCTTATGTGATTCAatttccttccccttttttgttttgagatcatttttttcccttttggttGAAATTGGTGTTCATTATACGGTGTttattgttttatattttattgcTACCTGACTGTTTCCCTCATCCAATAGGTGAACTGACCCTGCTTTGATAGGCTTGTTGATAGAGGATTTCACTAAGCTTCTGTAGTCATGATGAGGTGGCAGAAGCATTTACAGTCTATACTTTGTCATGTTGGCAGAAGAGAGGCCCAAATTGAGAGTGCATCCTTGAATTTATCTAGTGCTCGTAAAATTTCCTCTTATTTACTAGGTAAATTAATCTGAACTCTCTGTGGTAAAGCATACTAGAAAATCTTATGCTAATGATCATGTCATTGAATAGAgtgtcaaaagaaaaaagtcaatgatgtgtgtgtgtgtagagagagagagagagagagagagatttctatTCATTAGGATCAATGTTGCTGACCCATTTAGCTGAGTTTCTCTTGACTTGTTGGGCTGTGCTTCTTTTCTCTtactatcttcttctttctttactcctcttttcatcttttcatttcttccttcCCCCAATTctgtttggactttttttttcttattatgttttttaaggatccatgtagccgaccccattaagttgggataaggctgagtttgttgtttgttgttgtaggCAATGCAATTTGGTTGTTGAGTAAAtagattaggtttttttttttgcaggtgAATTTCCACATCAACCGAGCACACTACCATACACAAATATTCCAAGACCTCTGCATCAATATTTACAACAGTTGGTAATGATAACATGTTTCTTTTGTACTGAGATTTGCATTGGTTAATTTAACCAAGCTAGTATTTTCTAGCTTCTCTTCTTACTGGAAAAATagcatacccagtgcacaaggctcctgcaatgcgggtctggggagggtcataatttaCACAGCCTTACCTCTGCTTCACAGAgtggctgtttcctgactcagacccatgaccacttggtcacaatggagagcaaccttaccgttgcaccaaGGTCTACCTTCTAGCTTCTCTTCTTACCAGTCTAGCACAAAATGATTTCAAATCTTACTGCTGCATTTGATAAATGATAGCATTATTGTTTTGCGGGGAGAACATACCATATATATGAGGTTTATATTTCTCAGGGATCCCTCTCCTCCTGCCCACTAAAAATCTAACCTACTGACACAAACTACCAATCAGTTGCAACTTCTTGATTGAATCCCAAATAGCAGACAGAGGGGACATTTATACATTGTTGCAACTGGGTTTTCATGAGCCTCATTTACTTTTCCACTGGTCTCCTTTCTATATTTAGATTAGAATGACCGTCTTGTAATTAATCAAATATTTTGCACAAACACTTTATTTTAAGTGGCACATCGGACGAATGGTCGAAGCCAACACAGTTGGTGAGCCACTTGGAATGCAAGTTATAGGGCACGTTGGTAATGAGCTTCAGGTCTATCAAATACTTCTTTGTTGTGTCCCTTATCTTATGAACATTTAGAGTACATTTCTAAATCCATTTTTCACTTTGGCGTtaagattgattttttttttattatttttatttttttaaatcccgTTACTTTGGTGTGAAGATTGGTTTTTTGTCTATTTCTGTTGTTGTAGGGCATCTCGAGTTCAAGGAAATTACTTGCAGATTCATCATCTGATATAACACCCATTTCTTCTCCATTGATACCCATTTCAGCACCAAACAGTGGAAAAACTGAAACCCAGGCTGTTGTGTCTAAGCCTGCAAAAGTTCAAGCAGTTTTAAAGGGCATTAAACAGGTGCTAAAGATACCACCAGTTGCATCTTTTTTCTTATCAATGTATGTAGAGAACTTCTAAGCTCCATATCTGTGGTGTGAAAGCTAAATGAAGTTGAAATTCCAAATTTTTATCAAACTTTGCTTGCATTTCTATTAATAAAGAAACTTTGTTGGGATCAAGTGATCAACCCATCAATCACTATTTGAATAATTTCTTTCTATTGATGTTATTCCTTTATGCCTTTTTCACTCATTGAAGATCCAAAAAGAGAGTTGACTTTCATGTGCATTACTTTGACTGTGCAACTAATATCACCTTTTATTCCTTCTGAGTTACTTTTAGAGGATTGTTTATCacctcttttaatttttgggcTAGTCCTCACTGGAAGCTCTTGATAGTTTTCACTTTAGATTGGCTGCTGATAATCTGAACTACCAACATATACATTGCTTTGTGAATCATATTCCAAATTTCTATTGTGTAGAAGATTAAAACATATCAGTTGATTACACCTAGACCAGATATATATGCTTATCTGCTTGGTTCTGACATGCactgtggtatcagagccccAAGAAGGTCAATTTGGTGGCTGCATTGGTTCGTGGCATGCGTGTTGAAGATGCATTGTTGCAGTTGCAAGTAACAATAAAACGTGCTGTGAAGACTGTCTATCAGGTGGTGACATTTTCTCACATTGTTATTAGCACCAGAACATCAAACTACACGCTATTGACCTGCTCTTCTTCCCTATAATTATCTACattcttgagtttttttttttattgtgctGTTTCACAAGCTTCCTTCAGTCTCCCACTCTCCCTTGGTAGACCTTCTGtaacattattttttatttattgtgtaGGTTATTCACTCAGCCCGTGCAAATGCAACCCATAATCATGGGTTGGATCCAGATCGTCTTCTCGTTGGTAACTATTAACTGATCCACAAATGTTCTTCCATCAGTGCACCACAATACTGATTCTTGTGTCTTATTGCAGCGGAGGCATTTGTCGGGAAGGGATTCTTTAAAAAGAGAGTGTCATACCATTCAAAAGGGCGATCTGGAATTAAAGTCAGACCAGAGTGTAGGTTGACGGTGGTAGTGAGGGAGATGACCCCCGAAGAGGAGGCTGAGATAGCCAGACTGAGAGTCAGCAATTTCCGCAAACTCTCGAAGAGGGAAAGTCGGCTTGTACCACATAAACTTATTGAGACCACTCCAATATGGAACCGCAAAAGCAAAGCTTGTAAACCAAGTGTTGTGGCTTGAGCAGGGGTTCCCTTTCTGAGTTTTATGCCAGTGTAGAAAAATAATCTCTAAAGGCTGCTGAGTTTGGAGAGGCATTCCTTTTGACTAGAGAAAGTTCTTGCCAAAAATATTAAACTGGCTTTTGGTAGATGGAACTAGGGTCTTCTTTTTTGTGGATAATTGTCTAAGAAGGTATATTGAATGTTACagttaattttgatattttttgcgAAGGTAAGTGATTTTATTGACAATTATAACATGAGGTGAAATTCTGTTGGTACTAGAAAGAGAAACCTTAGAAACCTTTTGGATGAGGAGATTCTTGGACCTTGGAGTCCTCAATTCCAACCTTCCCATGTATAATGGGGAGGATTCCATATGGTGCAATCTTGCCTCTTAATAAAATTTTACGTAATTAGATCAGACCTGGGGACCTATGCCTTGATATTTCCTAACAATATCTCATATTAGTTGGGGGAGTTGAATTATATTTGGTCGTTTTATAATCCTCATTCTTAATTTTCTGTATTTACTAATTAGAAAAGATGAGCTGTctacaaaaaatgaaataaactcTCTGCTTAATTAGGGCATAAACTTGGATTGACGGCTGCCAGGTTGTGCAATGGAGTGCTATGGAAACTGAGCTTTGTGGTTCTTGATTGATTTTAGGTTGGAGAATTTAGCATATGACTGCCTTGGGACATGTTTTGTATACAGAAAAACCACAGGGCATTCCAACTCATTCACAGAATTCATAGTTCTTATTCAACTTTTGGAGTTGGTATATCATCTGGTTTTATTACAGCTGAAGATGTATGGGAAATTAATTATTAGAATTGCCTTTCTTTATGCTTatgcttattattattttagacTTTATCGGTTCGTGTAGTCAACCCCATCAAGTTGGAATAAGGTTATGGTGGTTGTTATTGAAAGAAGGTGGACTTTAGGGCACATTTTGATCCAATTCTAATTCTTTGTTCAGCCTCTGTTTCTCGGAATTGGAGATTTATACTTGGATCCAGTATTTGCATCTCCAATTCTCCTCCTCTCCTTTGGTTGATGATAACCTACACACCTCTCCTGCGAATACCAGCACTAAAACACGTGCAATGCACAATCTTTAAAGTCTTCAATGCCTTCCCATAATTGCTCTCTTGTGTAACGATCTGGCAGAATTTTTGAATCAGCCTTTCCATGAAGCAGGATAAGGCTGCATATGTTATGATCCTTCTTAGATCCCGCAGTGGTGGAAGCCTTATGCACTAGGTGTGCTCTTTTTATAATCAGAGCTATGCATATACATCATGACATCAATTCTAATTCTTAGCCTGAATCGaaaaaatttaaaccaaacATGGGCTTAGTAGGACATGGTAGTTCACACTTCACATATCTCATCAGGAGGCTGAAGCTACTGCCCCATTTTGAACAGTTTGCTAAAAATACAATTCATAATTGCTGTCTTGCAGGCGGCGTAGAAGAACACACCAATGAGATGTGGTGAAAGGGTTTCATACATAGGAGGGAGGTAGTGTCATTTCTTGTGACACAAAGATGCCCTCTGCCCCAGCGGCTTAAAAGagccttttctctcttttaatatAAACACAGCCTTATATAGTATACATTATAAATAGGATTTGGTGAGTACCTAATATTTAATCTGTAGAAAAATTATAAgctttataatttaaaaaaaataataataataatcccgTTGTGGTTATTTTGACTACTGGATAGAAGCAGACAAAGACTAGATCGGTCATGTGTCAAGTTTCAAGCAAATACCCTCTGTGTTTTATcatgcaaggttttaaaactcgggatCGGTCTCAACCGATTCCAATGTAGATCTGAATCGGACtgatttacccttatttttattaaaaaaatggtattttgaatCATTTTATCTTTATACCTTACTAATGGATCGGTACAGGTTGAATCAGTATCAGGGATTGATCTCAGCTGATACCGATCCAATCCAGGCGATTTTTAAAACCACGTTTTCATGTTGTATGTCTATGCCCTAAGGTTCTTGTATGTCCATGCACACCTATTGCCACTTGGTGATCTCCATTTGAgctgaaatttaacatgtgaaaAATGAACCTTAGAGCCCACCTGTCTCCAAAGTTGGCCTATTCAATCTGCCATGGTAGATATTTGAGCGGTtttcataagcttatcaaaacgGCCTATGCTGGAAGGTTTTACCCATATGATATATATCTTCCACATTACAACTTGATTAGGGCCAAACTTTGTGGATGGGTAGACCTACAAGGTCCTCTGCCtaaatgtcaagtttcagctcaaACAGATTTTTTCAAGTGGCAAACCTTGAAAAGCCAggactgggaaaaaaaaaatacagcaaTACTCGGGAAGTTGTTTGAATGAACtgagtctgaaatttgacacgtggCTATTACAGATGTACAATTCATCCCAAGTTCAGTCAGCTAAAACTAACTGTCCAAATGGCTAAAATTGCAGGAAAGTACTAGTTTTGGTTGTTAACaattccaagagagagagagagagagaaagagggggattacaatatatatatatatatatatattgctttGTAATCACATAGAGTGTAAATGAAATGCAAGGAGGAAGGTGGAAGGGTGAAAGAAGGGAGAAGTGACATAcacatgagaaaaaaaaaaaaaaaaaaaacagctaaCATGATGAAGAGAATGAAAACTGACAAAATTTGAAGCTAGTTCAGGATTCAATCTCGAAGTATAGGCCAGTTGAGCAAAGACATTACCTCATCCCAACTGGTAAACTGCAACAAAAGGCATCAAGACACTCCCCATCCATATTTTTCCATCCTTTTCCTCAACTTCACTAACTGCTCTCACCACCTTCCCTTGACTGTCCTCCAATATCTGCACAAGTTTCCCCTCAGGGCTGTATTTGACAACCACTCCATGATGCCAACCTCCAATGGTTGCTAAAAACTGATACTTGATTGTAACAGGAAGCTTGAGCAAGAATTTCCTGAGTTTAGGGTAGAGACCACATATATGGTTATACAAAGAATGACGACAGCTGATTGCTACCCAGAATTCACCATTCTCATTGGTTCGCACATTGTCTGGAAATCCAGGCATGATTGCAAATAGCTCTGATGTCCCTGCTTTTTCGCCTTTCAGCCAATATCTCATTAACCTAAGTTAGCAGAAATAAGAGTTAACATGGATAGAGATTTGTTAGTCCAATTGAAAACCACCTAAAAACAATCTAAAAGGTCATGTACAGTCAAGCAAGACTAATCGGAAGGTAAAGAAGGAACTCTAGGATTCTCTTAGGAAAGGCCCCAGCTAATTCATGGACTAGTAATCTGAGCAACAAACTTGTTTAAGCAACCTAAAAACCTCCCcctcaccccaccccaccccctcaaaaaaaaaaaaaaaaagaagaagaagtaagaaAAAAACCCAATGGTTCAAGTGACCCTTTACCATTTTATCATGTTCTTTTGGAACAAGCAGATAATTAGGGGAAATGGGCACAGAAAAGTTGCAAGCATTTTGAATGAAGCAGAAATTACCTGCCAGGGGAGCTTTCacaaaagataaagaaagatCCATCCTTGCTCAAGGACAAACCGTTTGGAAATTGGAGGTTACGAACAAGGACagtggttttctttgtaattggaTCATACTTCAAAACCCTCCCACTATCCTCTGCAGAAAAAACCAGCTGCATGAAGTTCCTACAATAAGATAGTGTGTTAGAATGTTGGCATAGGGTACTATAAATGATCTAACAGAAGACATTTAGTGAATTCAACATGGAAAAAAGCTAACAGGTAACAGAACATCCTTTAAGAACCAATATTACATGAAGCAAAGCAAAGCAGAGAACCTATTCGATTCTCCATAATATGGAGTCCAATCAGGGAACCACCAAAGGCAAATCAATATCTAGTAATTAATCGACACAATGGAGGAAATCTAAGATAACCCATCAAACTGACATTAATTCCAATTAAACTGATCATAGAAAGTACAGATGACATACACACTGTCCAGAAGAATACAACCTCCAACCCGCCATACAATGGATAAAAGCAGCCTACCAAAGTGCTTCAGGGTCCAACAAGAGAAATTGGAGTTGGAGAGCCAGATGTTCAGGCATTTCCCAGGCAGTTGATGCCCAAAAATCAGTAGGATGAACTAAAGGGTTTCCAGTGGATCAAAAAGCACCACATAAGCAAGGAATTCCACAGCACACAAGTCAATTTAGAAATCAAATACATTATTTGTAAGAAACAAATGAAGAATATataagcaaagagcataaggcCAGGATTTTCTTTAGTACTTTATGAGTTTGGGAatccttccaaaaattattttCCCAAATCCCTGTCTACCACAAAAACTAAGAAGACTATTACTTCTGTAACAATCAGGAAAGAAATATAATTCCAGTTCGGAATTAAATCTAATGACCCACAAAACTCCTTCTAAAACCTAGACTTGATTAAAATGATTTGAAACTTGCGAGTAGAAGCTCGGATCATTTTTCAATTATACACATGTTGTTGGTGATTCAAGAAGCTTTATAACTATACCAAATGAAGATCATTAAGGCAATTAGTCACAAAGAAAAATAGATGCCCCAATAAAAGCAATGGATTTTGATCAAGAGGACGTTTCTCAAACTATTCTAATACAAACAGGTTTCAATATAATAGCTCCTACACTTGTATATTAAAAGGATTTGGGATTCAATAACTAGTGCTCAGCCAGATAAAAGCAAAATTACCTATTCAGTCTGCTAGTTTCTGAACTAGGATTTGCTAAACTAGTTTTGCAGATAGTCAGAGAATTCCAATATCTCATAAATCTCCAACATTCATTTCAGATTTCTGAGCTCTATTAATTCAATAGGATGCATATCAACGACCCATGAGGCCAAAGACTGAAATCCCACTTTACTCGAATCCTGCCTTGAGTGTTCCTTATAAACCAAAAGTTGAAAATGTGCTTCTTGTTGAATTCCAGCAAGAACAAAAACCACATTCAGGTTTCATACAGTCAATGTAGAAATAATTCAACAGTTAAAACTACTGGAAATGACGAATAGTTTCATTCTGGAAACAACATGCCTCCTCTGGTATTTGCTGCTACTATCTGTAAAATAAAcatttccttcatcatcaatgTCCAAGTCATTTGTGAATCTTAATGGCACCCCTTCTGCCTCCGTTGCAAGTGATGTTGCCAACCCACCTTCTGGCCCCACTTTCATCAACCCAAGATATGCATCAGCAATATACATTTCCCCTGTTTTCTTGTCAAACCGAAGCCCCAAAGGCCGGCCGCAAATGTGCTCATTCTTCAAGTAACTCAAAGGTGATGGCTTTGTGCTGCATAGTACTGACCTACACACAGATAGAAGATAGCAGATAGGAAAAACACAGAATTCAGAAAGTGGCAATTAATAAGGAACGAATGCTTAGAATACATCAACTAAGAAaaaatctttggaaaaaacaaaatatactTCTGAGTTCTGGCCCTGTTCGTTTGTGTTCTTGTTAATTAAAAACAATGAAGTTGGGTGATTAAAAAAAGCATCAACCAACAAGTGAATTTCACAGTGAGAAGGACATTGGACTATTGTTAGGTCTAGGGCCAAACCAAATCCAGATGTAAACAATCCAATGTTTAGGGGGAGGATTGGGTTGGGGGAATACCAACAGAGACAGAAATTCACCCAATAgactaaaatttaaaattgaaatttccagTTATCAGTTTGTTTCTTTCCTGGAAGGCTGGAAACATAATTTGCAAGTCACCATGTTAGTTTGGAagtttacaacaacaacaataacaacaaaaaattcagccttatcccaattcaatggggtcggctacaggGATCCATACACCCAAAGTAAGGGAAAAAAGAAGTCTAAACAGAAAAGGGGGAACAAAGAGATGGTAGTAAGAGGAACGAGTCACAGCCCATGaagtcaggagaatctcagctagtcgactacatggatccttgccctccaataggctctatcgaggtcatacttggatAAGACCGAGACTGCATATAATTTTTCACTACTCCAGTGGTCAAtttcactacttctcctatggtcaatTTCCAATCAGGTCAAATTCTAAGCTATGATGCAAGGGGCAGATCTAATCCTGAACAAGATATGCATAAGAACAAAGCTTATACATTCAGAGTAGAGTGGCTTCTGCCAAATATCAGTTATGTCCATTACAATTGTTGGTAttcccccaaccaaaaaaaaaaaaaaattacaatttttgaAATTCTGAGCGGCTAAATTAGAATCCCGAAGCAGAGAATTGAACTTAAACTAAACCCAACTCACCTATTGGGAGAAGTATAAGCAAAATCAGTCCAAGACTCGCCATTCCAGAAAATAATCCGCCCATCAGCAACTCCAGTGTAAGGCCCACGACCAAGAGGGTCAAAAGCCATGCTTTCGGGACCTTGGACCTGGTTCAGAAACTTAATCTCCGATCTCTGCAACAGATTTTCAGTGTCTTTGTCGGTGGGGAGCTGAGACCACGGAACCGAATCAATCTCGTAAGCCTCAAAATCTGGGAAGTCAGAAATTGCGCTGTGCTTGAAAGGGTCTATTCCACAGTAGAGAGCTGCAATGAGGAACAGAACGGCTAAGATTCCAGCAGGCGACATTGTCTGGACTTTGAGATTTCCTGAGAAGAGACTTACGCTATGAGGAAGAAAGGACTGAGGCGTTGAGGGCTCAAGGATTTGTTCTTTATAAGTGAAGGGAGATTGTATACTTCTTGAATGGGGCAGGTGGAAATGTGTAAAAGAGACCGTTGGTTGGACGTTCTGGTTGAAATTAATCCTAATCTCTCAACCGCCAAGGGAAGGTACGCCAGCACCCTCTGCATTGATGGGTATGTTCTTCTACACCGCTTGTTCAGAGAAATATTTCCCTAGGGACGTCAAAACTTTGCCCGAACTGGTAAAATTAACAGGAAAAACCCAGACTGAATCGAATGGATTCTTATTGGACTGATTTTGTTGGATTGGGGTATGATGGGACCGGCTGAAAGCTGGATCATGTTGAACTAAATCAATATCCATACCAAAAACTGATTGAAAAATATCATTGAATACAAGGTTATGAATAagtgaattgattatccatttattttcaatattagtgaaaagattttttattttaaggggAATTTTTTAGAATCGATAAGTATGATATTATGACAAGGGAAATTGTTATGtgataatgcttccattgatctccttgtttattatacaaaattagttggatagttaaatgaataaTTTGATAGTAAGGTTGATTTTTTGATTTCGATATTATTTGTCTtccccttacaatgataaacaaCGATTTGATTTGTAAAAATGATTTCGCTACAAACTATATTCGTCCACTGATTTCAATAGTTATCTTCCTCTTGCAATTTATTCATCTTTGTTCCGATTACAACATGAACTCATgaaatcaatttttctattcTTGATATTGTTTACTTGTTTGACTTGGGGAAGATGATTTAATGTGTGTTTTATCGAATCCTTTCTTCATTAAAGGTTATGAACATAAGATTTCATTGTCGTTAAAACCCGAAGCAAATTGATCTAAATTGGTATTAatcaaatattgaaaaaaaaaaaaaatttaaaattgtacTAGACAAAATTCCTTAATGGTTTGGTCTTGATCTCACTCATTTCTAAAACGAAACCAATCTATCCTGATCGAAATTGGTCCAAACTGACTATTTGACACCCTACACTTGCTTATGACAATAAAATGGGCAAGATATCGATGCCTGGTCGTGTAGCTTTTGCACCAGCACGGGGACTAATGAGAGTGcatgcaagggcatcaacatgaAAGGGATTTGTTATTTCATAGGGGGTGGTGTGGTAATCTTACATGCCTCTTTGTTTGGGTTTGGGGCCCATGTGACCAagcaactttctttttttttttctaataaaatagaGTAAAAGATTGTTGCCTAATCACGTGGCCCCTGTACTAATGTGGGGGTCAATGAGAGTGTATGCAAagacatcaatatgaatgagattttttttatttcttaatggGTGGGATGGTAATTTCACATATCA
Protein-coding regions in this window:
- the LOC122058261 gene encoding 39S ribosomal protein L22, mitochondrial-like encodes the protein MMRWQKHLQSILCHVGRREAQIESASLNLSSARKISSYLLGEFPHQPSTLPYTNIPRPLHQYLQQLGISSSRKLLADSSSDITPISSPLIPISAPNSGKTETQAVVSKPAKVQAVLKGIKQSPKKVNLVAALVRGMRVEDALLQLQVTIKRAVKTVYQVIHSARANATHNHGLDPDRLLVAEAFVGKGFFKKRVSYHSKGRSGIKVRPECRLTVVVREMTPEEEAEIARLRVSNFRKLSKRESRLVPHKLIETTPIWNRKSKACKPSVVA
- the LOC122056995 gene encoding protein STRICTOSIDINE SYNTHASE-LIKE 3-like codes for the protein MSPAGILAVLFLIAALYCGIDPFKHSAISDFPDFEAYEIDSVPWSQLPTDKDTENLLQRSEIKFLNQVQGPESMAFDPLGRGPYTGVADGRIIFWNGESWTDFAYTSPNRSVLCSTKPSPLSYLKNEHICGRPLGLRFDKKTGEMYIADAYLGLMKVGPEGGLATSLATEAEGVPLRFTNDLDIDDEGNVYFTDSSSKYQRRNFMQLVFSAEDSGRVLKYDPITKKTTVLVRNLQFPNGLSLSKDGSFFIFCESSPGRLMRYWLKGEKAGTSELFAIMPGFPDNVRTNENGEFWVAISCRHSLYNHICGLYPKLRKFLLKLPVTIKYQFLATIGGWHHGVVVKYSPEGKLVQILEDSQGKVVRAVSEVEEKDGKIWMGSVLMPFVAVYQLG